The Phragmites australis chromosome 13, lpPhrAust1.1, whole genome shotgun sequence DNA window TAAGCCTAGGGCAGCTTAGATCCAAGATCAAGAAAACACTGATCGCCAAGAAGGTAATGACCAATTAAGCTCCATTTATAAATTGTTTTGGTATATGATTTGAATACTGAATTGCCTTTAATACGCAGAGTAAAGAAGCAAAGAGGGCGGCCCTTGCCAGATTGGACGATAATGTTTGTCGATCCGATGCAAATGGGCAGCAGCAGAACCAGAATCTGCAACGATATTAACCCGGAGAAGAAGCTAGCTCTGAACTTCTGATATAGCAATATCCCGTGTGCGTGCTAGATAGCATCAGGTTGTGAAACCATGGTTTCTCCAACCTGAGCATCTAACTTGTGTTCGTTTGTTGTAGGGAGGCGATTCGGCTGTGTTTTAGTCCAAGTCTAATCGTAGGACAGCTCACCAGTTTGCATCAGAATTATGAGTGATTTGGTAGTGTTTTGTGTGCTTGTGTCAGTCAGATCACCTGATTGTATCAGACTGTTCGGAATCGGTTTGCATGCCATTAATCGTTCTGAAACTCGGCTGTTTTGGAATGAGCTTCATTGCCCAGGTTTGCCGGTCATTGTACGGCTACATGAGCCAAGCGCACTAGACCCTTCAGAAAGCAAGAAGATAATGCATTATCCGGAGTCCCGGATATTTCAGAAACCAGCGCCATACCACGAAAATTAACTCCCAAAACAACAAAATAGAAACCCAGTAGAACGTAGGGTACAGTCCTTCTGAAAATAAAATGTCAAATTCGAGAATAATTGAACCGATCTGAATGTAGTGTCTGTTTGTTAGAGCTTACTCTGATAAAATTTTAGGAGAAGTGATTCTTTAAAAAAAGTAATTATATCGCTAAAAGTGGTTATCTAGAGTGAACTATATAGACATAAAGTGagagaaataaattaaaaaattcattttaAATATTCATTCTcatgaaataattataaaaactaaaaattgtAAACTAACATTTAACAAAGATTCTTCTCTAAAAACTCTATCTAACAGGCATGAAATGCTCTACTTGGGCAAAACATTGCCGCCACATTGTATTATTGAATCCACATGATTCTTGTTCCTTGTCCACGTCGTCGTCAACCCGATCTAGCGGCAATCCATCGGCGGAGCTCGGCCACTTGATATTCATAACACGAAACACGTCGATCAAACACCAGCTCCTCCAAACCGACTCGTAATCTCGTGGCAAGTACGGTTACCAACATTCAGTCTCGTGGTCTCACGATCATGTTGTTCTCAACACTGAATGCCTGAGATACCGTTTTTTaaaaccaaaccaaaaccaaccataaacATACACATCAAGAATATTTATTGATAGCAACCATGAACACCGTCAAGCCCGGAAAAGATGCAATAGTGACCAGATACTTATAGCACTGATTAGAACACAGGTACATCACAACCACAAACAACACCAGCAAACATCTTCCGCTTGTTCTTATTTCAGGCACGAGCATCACGTTACTACCATTACTACCAGTTCTGATGCACGCCATGTCTGATTTCATCCTACTAGTATTATCACAGCCACACTACTGGTAGTAAGCAAGGAGCCCAGCCTAACAGAGTGATAGGTGTTGCAGTGCTAGGTTCTCGTCTTAGCTAGCAGTGCTGGCTGCCAGCCTGACGTGGCTCAGGCAGCAGGGGGCTTCTCGACGTCCTCCAGCGGGCGGTACCACACCTTCTGGTCCAGCACCGAGCCTCCAACATTCGCGCCGGCGTCAGGCGCGCCGGCGGCCAGCTTGGCGTCCACCACCGCCGGGCCGAACACGCCGGTCTTCGGGTGGGGCCCCCAGTACTTGTCGGGGTTCCCGGCGCCGCCGATCACATCGTCCGGCACGACGGCCGGGCGCACCTGCTCCTCCAGGTTCTTGTCGTAGGCCGAGGCGTGCACGGCCCTCCTGCACACGTCGTCATACACACACCGATCAGAGTGTTGGACTGGTTGTTGAGACTGGTGGAACAAACGTATATGACGATCGTTGTGATAATAGCAGATCAACAGACGGTACTAAGATCAGAAAATTATTCATTTCGCAAGAATCAGTTGATAATTGCGACGTCCTATCATGCTAGGAATAATTAAACCGAGTCACAAGAGTGATAGAACAGACAGTACCAAGATCAGAAAAATATTCCTTTTTTTGCAATAAACGATGATAACAATCCCACCCACTTTTATTTTACATATGCACACATGAGATAATTGTGATATCCTACCATGCTAGGTTTAATTAAACTAACGCATAATAGTGTAGTAGTATATAACCTCAGGAGAGAAATAAGAGTTGTGTGTGTGCACATTAAAGCGTTACAATAATTCAAGGGAAAACTAGAAATAAGAATTTTGCAGAAGATAGAGCATGTTAGGCACAGCTCCAGCTATAAGAATTCTTAGAGCCAAATATCTCTAGCGCAAAAAATTCTTGGAGCTAGAACCGGGGTTAAACTGGTAATGTTTGAACAAGTCATCTTCTTCGCATTTTATACCTAACATAAAGGTTTAAGctactttatttttcttacaaacTTCAAATGCTGTATAATCCTATATGAATTTAAGATTtaaagctctgccaaacatacCAAAATGTTTATAAGCTTGTTCGGAAATGCGAGAATTTCACGAAAAACAATTCAATTGCTGCATTGAATTTGGAAAGCATTCCGCCTAGGATGTAGTGACAATCCCCGAGGCATGGCAAAGCACACGAAAGCTTAGCTAACACCACGGTGCCATGTCCCATCTTCTTTATCCTATTGACACGGTGACACCAGATCAGCATCGGCCTGAGTTGGTGGCTTAAAACACCCCAGCACTAAACGAAACCCCAGGGCCCAGGGCCCATGGGCGTGGGCCCGTGGCGTGCACATGCGATGCACGGCTGCACGCACGGTCGCGCACACATGGGTCGCCACTGGAAATCCCCGGTGGGCCTCACCAGCGGCAGGGAAGAGGACAAGGCGAGAACGTGAGAGGTACGACGGCCAAAGCAGCTCCCGCACCGGCGGTCGGTGGCTGCGGATAAGAGCGGGGCTCTCCAGACTCTCGACTCCGTCCCAGTCACCTCCAGCGCGTACGGACCGACCCGATAGCGACTCCCACCCGTACCACCCCGGTACGCCCCGCATGGTCTGATGGGCTTGAACGGCCGGGATGGATCGTCGGGCCGAGGCGGAACAGCCCGGCACGAGCACGAGGGAATCGTACGGGCCAGATGAGAAAGGACGGCCGGTGGGGCCCCGTAGATGCAGAGGCTTCAGGTGTGGACGGGCCCCAGCGTCAGTCGCACCCAGGGTTGCTTCGAGTAAAAACCACGAAAACGCTCGCAACATGGCACAGATTGGTTGGTCGGATGGACGGACGGAGGCAGGAGCGACAACTACCGCGCACCAAACTATCCATCCATCCGCCCGAGAACTTTTGTAAAGCGATCCGTCGGCCTATGGGAGGTCGGTGCGCAGTTTGATGTGCAGGTTCGTGTGTCTACTGTTTGTGATCTTGTTTGTGCGGGTGCTCGCGGAGTCAGTGGTGTTTGGCCTTTTCCTCCCTCCCGTAGGCAGTTCGACGGAAGCGACAGCCTCGAGTGAGGTTAAAAAGATCTCCGTAGATCTGATTGATTGGTATTGGAAGAGTTCTACTGATAGGGCAAAGTGTGCAAGACGAGGTTCTAGTAGGTACTGGCTACAGCTTAATGGAAGTACTGTGTTCGCAGCCGGCCGGATGGTTAAACAAGTTGGGCGATGTTCCCAAAGTATAGGGTAGCCACTTGCCACATCTAGAACTCCAGATCATGCAAAGAAGATAATCTTGCTAATATTTGCTAGACTCTACTAAGTTCTAGTACCATCTTTGACATCTAACGGCATACTCAATACGCACAAAACAAGACTTTTGTTCTGAATCTGGGGTTATCCACAGAGCTAAGATACTCCTGTGTCAAAGGAAAAGCTGCAAGAAACACCATCCGAGGATGCCAAAGCAAAGCTAATAaattaaaatacataaaagACAAATCGCTCTGCAAAAACAAGATCTGGAACGAGCCTAGCAAGAACAAGCACCCCATAgaataggagaaaaaaaaaatctgtgaCCACAAGTACTGTGTGCGCACCTCGGGGTCGGGGAGGCGGCCTTGCCGGCGAGGACGCGGGCAACGAAACTTCCAGCGATCACCCGCCCCTTGGAGTTGGCTGCTGCTGCCATGCAAAGATCGATCGGCCGGAGGAGAGGACAGAAAGTATCAGGCGAACAGTCCCGTGCTCTGCTCCGAGATGggggagaagaggaagggagTGGTGGGTTTTCAATTCTGTGGACTCCTTGTCCACCGGCTACGCAATTTATAGCGCCCGGGGAGGCAACAAGGATGCCGGTGCCGGTATACTAGCGTACAGTGGCTGCTATCCAAGAGGAAAAGGGAACGGCGTTACTGACAGGGATTTCAAGttcattttataatttttttatgtgtgAAAGAAATTTCGAAATTAAATATTTCGTTTCCATATAAAATTTTcgaaatttacaattttttcctaaaatttaaacaaaattttaatccctagtTATTGCTATTGGGAAACAGTACTGACGGCAACGGGCAACATTGCTGCACAACCAATTGCTCGTGCGTACCTACCAACGGCCAGCACCCAGCGGCATCGCTGTCCATGGAGAGACGCTGCTGACGCTCTACCTCGGGGGCTCCTTCAGCGGCCGACCGTCTGATCAACTGGTCATACGTAACGCCCGTCTAATTTTATGATTCCTTGCCGCTGTTAGTGCGCAAACTGTTGTAGAGATGGTGGCGTGGCGCTGTCCATGCATTTCTTTGAAGGCAAGTGCACGTAAAAAGAGCTTGGTTATTCATGCCACGCGTAATGCTGCATTTTTTGTTTAGTAGTACGTATTTTTGTACGGGATTTCTGTTCATGACAAAGAAATAGTGGATTGTCAGCTGAATTATTGTCCTTCACgtttttttttccgaaaggGCGAggattatattaaaatttgtGATATAGGACCTtgagaaaaagaacaaaatgcaaaaaaaatattgcagtTCCTAGtcgtcttcttcttcagctccGACCAACTCTCCCAGTTGGTATGTCGTTGTAGAAGTAGAGCCGAGCATCAGAAGATAACAAAGTTGACGCCACCCAGCTAGTTTGAAAAGGAGAACCAAACCTTGGAATGCCGCATATGCCAACGCCTCAATACTAAATTCTGAGCACATCTGAAGCAGATAGGGAGTATTGGTATACTCATAGTAGGATTGAATAGATGTAAACTAGACCCAGCACCTCCACAAATTGGCCATGCTAAAGATGAAGATCTAGAAAATCCCACCATCACTAGACTCAGATCCGAAACACAAAACACTTAGACAAACCAAACAGGAGATGACAAGCATCCCACCTAAACGCAACACGCATACACAAACGTACCTCGTATAGCCCTCGCCGAAGTCTTCACCAAAGATGGCGACTTCACCGGAGATAGCTTGGAGAAGCAAAATGTCACATAGCTTCATCAACGACGAAAGCACCAAAAACCTACCAAGCTTACTAACTACTAACAGCCACTAAACAATGAACAAGCTTCGCCAGATGTTAATCCATCCGTTCTCCTGCTTCTCCAAGGCCTGAGAGCCCGTTTGAGGAAAAGGATCCACCGGATTGACGTCGGGATCACAAAATCGTCCTAAGATTGCCTCGTGCTACTGTAGCAGGGGACGACTTGGGCGGATGAGGATGATCCTATTCTTCACGTTATTTGACTAGGAGCCAGGGTAAAGATGCAATGGAGTAGTAGTAGTTGACCAATTAAAAAATGGAGTATTCAAGTAGAAATAATCAAATTGCAGTCACACCGAAATATGCACATCTCCTGTgtattcgatttttttttttgtttcatcaGAATTTTCATCTACAGTCAGTACTAACTCGTGGAGCAAGTAGGCAAAAAATTCCCCTTGTTGATGGTTAATAGAGACGGAGTAAATGTCCGGACAATTCCAATGATTCGTCTAGACCATGCAAGTTGATCGTAACTTTGTCCATGCTACTCTCAAAAGAGAATGTCTATTATTTATTAAGCCGTTTTTAACTATCTATGCCAActaactataaaaatattcacattatatttttatctacgTGGCAGAGTGTTAATacgaagagagagaaaaaatagtTATTAACATGTAGTCAGTCTAGAGTGCATTCAAAGACACATGCAGATTTTGTAAACTAATAGTTGATTATATTATTGTCAAGATCTCtaatttattatattatctATAAATAATATGGACATATTTTTGTAACTAATGATCAACTATATTATCAGAAATGCTCTAAGCTAACTAAAAAAGGCACAAGAAAATTTCCCAAAGAAAAGATAAGGGGTTGTTAGTACCACTATTAGCATAATCCAACGAGAATCACATGCAAGATTCGAGAAGCCGGCATTAAAAAAACGGCAAGAGGCTGCACTTGCTCGTCACAACCGGGCCAAATGGCCGACGAGCCTTTGCCTGGATCTCGTCTCCTTCGGGGCGCTTAGCTCGTGTACCTGGGCAGTACGTACCGACTGTACCGTGGAGTAGTTTAACGAGGGCCCGAATATGCCGTGCTAGATGCGGATTAAGCACCGGCCCTACCATCTCTGCTTCCCAGTCCATTCCACGTCAGCCACACGTACCAATCTCATGTTCCATGTGCGTTAGGACGGACTCCATCGACCATAGGGACACCGAAGCATGATTTGTGCAATAAATCATCTTGATTATATGACTCGTTGTGCTACGGAGATTATAATAACTTTTCATGCTCAAAGAGCTAGTAAGTCCATAGACTGGAATTCCCAAATGCCACTTCTTTTCTTCCCCTTTGGCTCCAGACTCCAGAGTTCGTAATTTCGGGCTGGCTATTCATGCTGAAGAAGATGCCGAAACGGCAAAGCGTCTGCAGCATGCTGGAGGTATCATCCGACGACGTCAGGCTATCCGCACTTCTGCACCGGCCGTTTTCCCTGCTAGAATTTCCCATTCGCACGTCCGATGCCATCCCGGCGGATAAGCGCTGGGCACCCGTCCAGGAGAGAGCTAGTCACGTACTCCTACGTCCCCGAC harbors:
- the LOC133888463 gene encoding late embryogenesis abundant protein At5g17165-like, with translation MAAAANSKGRVIAGSFVARVLAGKAASPTPRRAVHASAYDKNLEEQVRPAVVPDDVIGGAGNPDKYWGPHPKTGVFGPAVVDAKLAAGAPDAGANVGGSVLDQKVWYRPLEDVEKPPAA